A section of the Candidatus Latescibacterota bacterium genome encodes:
- the mnmA gene encoding tRNA 2-thiouridine(34) synthase MnmA, with protein MKPLAGRRVLVAMSGGVDSSAAAALLIEQGAEVVGATTKNFCFAETDELPGRSCCSVDAVADALDVCRALGIDHRVVDETARFQREVIDVFHAEYAAGRTPNPCVRCNSQVRFPRFVEEAVAGGFDAVATGHYARMFGADDARFLARAADRAKDQSYFLAAMAPALYPRVLFPLGDLQKVETREVARRHGLHVADKRESQDVCFLGGRTLRDYLGERELLTPGPVVDADGRVLGEHAGAALFTVGQRHGLGVSAGRPLYVTRVDAATGEVELGESADLAARELRCRDAWVHPALVAAPDSPVAARIRYRSADQPVASWSFGDGALAVRLASPAGAAAPGQSLVLYRGDSVVGHGIIDAVS; from the coding sequence ATGAAGCCCCTGGCCGGGCGCCGGGTGCTCGTGGCCATGAGCGGGGGCGTGGACTCCTCCGCGGCCGCCGCCCTCCTGATCGAACAGGGCGCCGAAGTCGTCGGCGCCACCACCAAGAACTTCTGCTTCGCCGAGACCGACGAGCTGCCGGGCCGCTCCTGCTGCTCGGTGGACGCAGTGGCCGACGCGCTGGACGTGTGCCGCGCGCTCGGCATCGACCACCGCGTGGTGGACGAGACCGCGCGCTTCCAGCGCGAGGTGATCGACGTCTTCCACGCCGAGTACGCGGCCGGCCGCACGCCCAACCCCTGCGTGCGCTGCAACTCGCAGGTGCGCTTTCCGCGCTTCGTGGAAGAGGCGGTGGCCGGCGGCTTCGACGCCGTGGCCACGGGCCACTACGCGCGCATGTTCGGCGCGGACGACGCGCGCTTCCTCGCCCGCGCCGCCGACCGCGCCAAGGACCAGAGCTACTTCCTCGCCGCCATGGCCCCGGCGCTCTACCCGCGAGTGCTCTTCCCGCTGGGGGACCTGCAGAAGGTGGAGACCCGGGAGGTGGCGCGGCGCCACGGGCTGCACGTCGCCGACAAGCGCGAGAGCCAGGACGTCTGCTTCCTCGGCGGCCGCACCCTGCGCGACTACCTGGGCGAGCGCGAGCTGCTCACGCCCGGCCCGGTGGTGGACGCGGACGGCCGCGTGCTCGGCGAACACGCCGGCGCCGCGCTCTTCACCGTGGGCCAGCGCCACGGCCTGGGCGTGTCGGCGGGCCGGCCGCTCTACGTGACCCGCGTGGACGCCGCCACCGGCGAGGTGGAACTGGGGGAGTCGGCCGACCTCGCCGCCCGCGAGCTGCGCTGCCGCGATGCCTGGGTGCACCCGGCGCTCGTCGCCGCGCCGGACTCGCCGGTGGCCGCGCGCATCCGCTACCGCAGCGCGGACCAGCCGGTGGCGTCGTGGTCCTTCGGCGACGGCGCGCTCGCCGTGCGCCTCGCGTCGCCTGCGGGCGCCGCCGCGCCGGGACAGAGCCTCGTCCTCTACCGGGGCGACAGCGTGGTGGGGCACGGGATCATCGACGCGGTGAGCTAG
- the mutT gene encoding 8-oxo-dGTP diphosphatase MutT has translation MAGREPITVVAGVLWRAGRLLVTRRADDDPLGPVWEFPGGKVEPGETPARALARELREELGVDVEVGEELERIRHDYDHVSITLIVLRCPRFAGEPEGREGQALAWLRPDELADYRFPAADAQLLARLPALAARWAAEGGV, from the coding sequence GTGGCGGGACGCGAACCCATCACCGTGGTCGCCGGCGTGCTCTGGCGCGCGGGGCGGCTGCTGGTCACACGGCGCGCGGACGACGATCCCCTGGGCCCGGTCTGGGAGTTTCCCGGCGGCAAGGTGGAGCCCGGCGAGACGCCTGCGCGCGCGCTGGCGCGGGAGCTGCGCGAGGAGCTGGGCGTGGACGTCGAGGTGGGGGAGGAGCTGGAGCGAATCCGCCACGACTACGATCACGTGAGCATCACGCTGATCGTGCTGCGCTGCCCGCGCTTCGCGGGCGAGCCCGAGGGACGGGAGGGTCAAGCGCTCGCCTGGCTGCGGCCGGACGAACTCGCCGACTACCGTTTCCCCGCCGCCGACGCGCAGCTGCTCGCACGCCTGCCGGCGCTGGCGGCGCGGTGGGCGGCCGAGGGCGGCGTCTAG
- a CDS encoding phosphoglycerate kinase, with product MSKLSVRDLDVSGKKVFVRVDYNVPLNDRQEITDDTRIRASLDTLKLLIERGATLILGSHLGRPDGNPAYEYSLSPVADRLAELVDVPVRFARDCVGREVGETVAQMREGSVLLLENLRFHRGEEANDPDFAAELASLAELYVNDAFGTAHRAHASTEGMTRHFEFRAAGLLMERELNFLGQLLSDPERPASALLGGAKLSGKIPVIRNLMEHLDTLMIGGGMAFTFFKALGLSVGKSLVDEAMLETALKTIRSAKEANREILLPVDVVVAKERSDDAETQTVLPTDIPEGWMGLDVGPKTVDLYTQVIQASKSIFWNGPMGVFEVAKFSRGTLSLAKAMADATSHGATTVVGGGDSVAAITQLKLAKRFTHVSTGGGASLEFMEGKSLPGVEALSDAKEAVV from the coding sequence TTGTCGAAACTGTCCGTCCGCGATCTGGACGTCTCCGGCAAGAAGGTCTTCGTACGGGTGGACTACAACGTCCCCCTGAACGACCGGCAGGAAATCACCGACGACACCCGGATCCGCGCCTCGCTGGACACGCTGAAGCTCCTCATCGAGCGCGGCGCGACCCTGATCCTGGGCAGCCATCTCGGCCGTCCTGACGGCAACCCCGCCTACGAGTACAGCCTCTCGCCAGTGGCCGATCGCCTGGCGGAGCTGGTGGACGTCCCCGTGCGCTTCGCCCGGGACTGCGTGGGCCGCGAGGTGGGCGAGACCGTGGCGCAGATGCGCGAGGGGAGCGTCCTGCTGCTGGAGAACCTGCGCTTCCACCGCGGCGAGGAGGCCAACGATCCCGACTTCGCCGCCGAGCTGGCGAGCCTGGCCGAGCTCTACGTCAACGACGCCTTCGGCACGGCGCACCGCGCCCACGCGTCCACCGAGGGCATGACGCGGCACTTCGAGTTCAGGGCCGCGGGCCTGCTGATGGAGCGCGAACTGAACTTCCTCGGCCAGCTGCTCTCCGATCCCGAACGGCCCGCCTCGGCGCTGCTGGGCGGGGCGAAGCTGAGCGGCAAGATCCCCGTCATCCGCAACCTGATGGAGCACCTCGACACGCTCATGATCGGCGGCGGCATGGCCTTCACCTTCTTCAAGGCTCTGGGCCTCAGCGTGGGCAAGAGCCTCGTGGACGAGGCCATGCTCGAGACGGCGCTCAAGACTATCCGCAGCGCCAAGGAAGCCAACCGCGAGATCCTGCTGCCGGTGGACGTGGTGGTGGCCAAGGAGCGCAGCGACGACGCGGAGACGCAGACCGTCCTGCCCACGGACATCCCCGAGGGCTGGATGGGCCTCGACGTCGGGCCCAAGACCGTGGACCTCTACACGCAGGTGATCCAGGCGTCGAAGTCGATCTTCTGGAACGGCCCCATGGGCGTCTTCGAGGTGGCCAAGTTCTCGCGCGGCACGCTCAGCCTGGCCAAGGCCATGGCCGACGCCACCAGCCACGGCGCCACCACGGTGGTGGGCGGCGGCGATTCGGTGGCGGCCATCACGCAGCTCAAGCTGGCCAAGCGCTTCACCCACGTGTCCACCGGCGGCGGCGCGAGCCTCGAGTTCATGGAGGGCAAGTCCCTGCCCGGCGTCGAGGCCCTGAGCGACGCCAAGGAAGCCGTGGTATGA
- the aroE gene encoding shikimate dehydrogenase (AroE; catalyzes the conversion of shikimate to 3-dehydroshikimate) — translation MLRLAVLGDPVAHSLSPRFQQAALDAAGLDGRYEAIRCPADALEARLAALAAAGYRGLNLTLPLKERAWALLAPRAAAIGDAAARLAAVNTLRLEPDGRWRLDNTDLEGCRAAAESLLGAPLTGRRVLVLGAGGAGRAAVAACLDGGCDAVLLWNRSPERARALQRALAPDDARLAVHALVDGRCPGGVDLVIQATRLGLAADDPLPPLPAAGELPAALDLVTQSTAWQRACAAAGSRAADGREMLLAQGAASFRLWTGRDAPLAAMRTALFGAP, via the coding sequence ATGCTCCGGCTCGCGGTGCTCGGCGATCCGGTGGCGCACTCGCTGTCGCCCCGCTTTCAGCAGGCGGCGCTGGACGCGGCGGGCCTCGACGGACGCTACGAGGCCATCCGCTGCCCGGCCGACGCGCTGGAGGCGCGCCTCGCCGCGCTCGCCGCCGCCGGCTATCGCGGGCTGAACCTCACGCTGCCGCTGAAGGAGCGCGCGTGGGCTCTGCTCGCGCCGCGCGCCGCTGCGATCGGCGACGCCGCGGCCCGGCTCGCCGCGGTGAACACCCTGCGCCTGGAGCCGGACGGCCGCTGGCGGCTGGACAACACCGACCTCGAGGGCTGCCGCGCCGCCGCCGAGTCGCTGCTGGGCGCGCCGCTGACGGGTCGCCGCGTCCTGGTCCTCGGCGCGGGGGGCGCGGGCCGCGCCGCGGTGGCCGCCTGTCTCGATGGCGGCTGCGACGCGGTGCTCCTCTGGAATCGCAGCCCCGAGCGCGCGCGCGCGCTGCAGCGGGCGCTGGCCCCGGACGACGCGCGCCTCGCCGTCCACGCGCTCGTCGACGGCCGCTGCCCCGGCGGCGTCGATCTCGTCATCCAGGCCACGCGCCTGGGACTCGCGGCGGACGATCCCCTGCCGCCACTGCCCGCGGCGGGCGAACTCCCCGCGGCGCTCGACCTCGTCACGCAGTCGACGGCCTGGCAGCGGGCCTGCGCGGCGGCGGGTTCGCGGGCGGCGGACGGCCGCGAGATGCTGCTCGCCCAGGGGGCGGCGTCGTTCCGCCTCTGGACCGGCCGCGACGCACCCCTCGCCGCCATGCGGACCGCGCTCTTCGGCGCTCCCTGA
- a CDS encoding metallophosphoesterase family protein encodes MIVALISDSHGQLPPVVFERLDGVDLILHLGDLGPVGLLADLAAIAPVQAVAGNVDAPGHPELPARRRLTLAGLPLLLRHEPWDAGELALSPVGLYLHGHIHQPRLERIGRAWVCCPGAVRNPRGGSPASYGLMMVDERALRIALHALEDGRMLARQAWPRG; translated from the coding sequence ATGATCGTCGCCTTGATCTCCGACAGCCACGGCCAGCTGCCCCCCGTCGTCTTCGAACGGCTGGACGGCGTGGATCTCATCCTCCACCTCGGCGACCTGGGTCCCGTGGGCCTGCTGGCGGACCTCGCGGCCATCGCGCCGGTGCAGGCCGTGGCCGGCAACGTCGACGCGCCCGGCCACCCGGAGCTGCCGGCGCGGCGGCGGCTCACCCTGGCCGGCCTGCCACTCTTGCTTCGCCACGAGCCCTGGGACGCCGGCGAGCTGGCCCTGTCGCCCGTCGGCCTCTACCTGCACGGGCACATCCACCAGCCGCGGCTGGAGCGCATCGGGCGCGCCTGGGTCTGCTGTCCCGGCGCCGTGCGGAATCCCCGGGGCGGCAGCCCGGCGAGCTATGGCTTGATGATGGTGGACGAGCGGGCGCTGCGCATCGCGCTGCACGCCCTGGAGGATGGCCGCATGCTGGCCCGGCAGGCCTGGCCGCGGGGCTGA
- the secG gene encoding preprotein translocase subunit SecG → MYAVLLTLFILVCLVLMVVVLLQSSKGGGLAGAFGGGGSDSSVLGGRSAATFLGKLTVWLAVSFMALALILAVLSSRTRQTASPDGGIISRRQQSGALDVYNVQNDGSILNQIETEGFEGAATEMSGDSTGAAQPGAGTSAPAPAGN, encoded by the coding sequence ATGTATGCCGTCCTGCTGACGCTCTTCATCCTGGTTTGCCTGGTCCTGATGGTGGTGGTCCTGCTCCAGTCCAGCAAGGGCGGGGGTCTGGCCGGCGCCTTCGGGGGCGGCGGCAGCGACAGTTCCGTCCTGGGCGGGCGCAGCGCGGCCACCTTCCTCGGCAAGCTGACCGTGTGGTTGGCCGTCTCCTTCATGGCCCTGGCCCTGATCCTGGCGGTGCTGTCCTCGCGCACGCGCCAGACGGCGAGCCCCGACGGCGGGATCATCTCCCGGCGTCAGCAGTCCGGCGCGCTGGACGTCTACAACGTTCAGAACGACGGCTCGATCCTCAACCAGATCGAGACCGAGGGCTTCGAGGGCGCGGCCACGGAGATGTCCGGCGACAGCACTGGAGCCGCCCAGCCGGGCGCGGGCACGTCCGCACCGGCCCCGGCGGGGAATTGA
- a CDS encoding DUF507 family protein, whose amino-acid sequence MRLSPAKIEYLAEKLVRIMRDHEDVSLNIPADELVRIIEWEFVDELKVEDEIDAEVNVLLEQYERQIMSQDLDQMMLRRKLKQELAKKRGYTL is encoded by the coding sequence ATGCGACTTAGCCCCGCCAAGATCGAGTACCTGGCCGAGAAGCTCGTGCGCATCATGCGCGACCACGAGGACGTCTCCCTGAACATCCCCGCCGATGAGCTCGTGCGCATCATCGAGTGGGAGTTCGTGGACGAGCTCAAGGTCGAGGACGAGATCGACGCCGAGGTGAACGTCCTGCTGGAGCAGTACGAGCGCCAGATCATGAGCCAGGACCTGGACCAGATGATGCTGCGGCGCAAGCTCAAGCAGGAGCTGGCCAAGAAGCGGGGGTACACGCTGTGA
- a CDS encoding MTH1187 family thiamine-binding protein, protein MLVFLTVAPAGTGESMSEIVAEVLDLIDRSGLAYKTGPMGTTIEGDWDPVMDLVKRCHFLVRERAARVSTFIKIDDRVGATGRLEGKTDALEARLGRKLKR, encoded by the coding sequence ATGCTCGTCTTCCTCACCGTGGCGCCCGCGGGGACGGGCGAGAGCATGAGCGAGATCGTGGCCGAGGTGCTGGATCTCATCGACCGCAGCGGCCTCGCCTACAAGACCGGTCCCATGGGCACCACCATCGAGGGCGACTGGGATCCGGTGATGGACCTCGTCAAGCGCTGCCACTTCCTCGTGCGCGAGCGCGCGGCGCGGGTGTCCACCTTCATCAAGATCGACGACCGCGTGGGGGCCACGGGCCGCCTGGAGGGCAAGACCGACGCCCTCGAGGCCCGTCTCGGCCGCAAGCTGAAGCGCTAG
- a CDS encoding ChaN family lipoprotein — MGKQKADRAARGQFPRWRQLQREMQAALQARLDALLEPPPSYIDDYRARYEREYPAWDGGSLSPSELDRRLGEADLVLVGDYHSLAQSQRTALRLLRRLSRRGVAPTLALEMLPADRQPLLDDFLAGRLNRAAFTARIEQERVWDFPWKPVQILLDFARYHQLPVVALNHRPRRAERALVERDRRAARLLAEARKREPGRPLFILFGDYHLAASHLPAEVARAFAKAKLPAPRLRRVFQNREALFWQSLADDGRAPEILDLAGGDVCIQSATPLVKLQSYLHWLSFHAGEREDWALPDPDEYSEDLSREVDVALHRIAQFLRVPLLEQSPPRVFWVGETDFARRIARAAGWRDEELALVLNSLRVGEDCYLRERDLAVIGDPGENHLSELAARVLHSRCSRLSLRPRTLVDDFYLRVIRHALMFLGSKVMNPLRKSQDRPALLRYLREDGPAGDWRGRAELLLAYLEAEEQFQSTGDIDGFAGRFFNLEPRLHLALTRAVGRSLGGRLYEALIADRLDPIWLRTLWFEPFHLEGSPLKRYLEMLEQLGRPGGAARAAGELERL; from the coding sequence ATGGGCAAGCAGAAGGCAGATCGCGCCGCGCGAGGGCAGTTTCCGCGCTGGCGGCAGCTGCAGCGCGAGATGCAGGCAGCCCTGCAGGCGCGCCTGGACGCCCTGCTCGAGCCCCCGCCGTCCTACATCGACGACTACCGCGCCCGCTACGAGCGGGAGTACCCCGCCTGGGACGGCGGGAGCCTCAGCCCCAGCGAGCTCGACCGCCGACTGGGCGAGGCGGATCTCGTCCTCGTGGGCGACTACCACAGCCTCGCCCAGTCCCAGCGCACGGCCCTGCGCCTGCTGCGGCGGCTGAGCCGGCGGGGCGTCGCGCCGACCCTGGCGCTCGAGATGCTCCCCGCCGACCGCCAGCCGCTGCTGGACGACTTCCTCGCCGGCCGGCTCAACCGCGCGGCGTTCACCGCGCGCATCGAGCAGGAGCGCGTCTGGGACTTCCCCTGGAAGCCCGTGCAGATCCTGCTCGACTTCGCGCGCTATCACCAGCTACCGGTCGTCGCCCTGAACCACCGCCCCCGGCGCGCCGAGCGCGCGCTGGTCGAGCGCGACCGCCGCGCCGCCCGCCTGCTCGCCGAGGCGCGCAAGCGCGAGCCCGGGCGGCCGCTGTTCATCCTGTTCGGCGACTACCACCTGGCCGCCAGCCACCTGCCGGCGGAAGTCGCGCGCGCCTTCGCGAAGGCGAAGCTGCCGGCGCCGCGGCTGAGGCGCGTCTTCCAGAACCGCGAGGCGCTCTTCTGGCAGAGCCTCGCCGACGACGGCCGCGCGCCCGAGATCCTCGACCTGGCCGGCGGCGACGTCTGCATCCAGAGCGCGACGCCGCTGGTGAAGCTGCAGAGCTACCTGCACTGGCTCAGCTTCCACGCCGGCGAGCGCGAGGACTGGGCGCTGCCCGACCCCGACGAGTACAGCGAGGACCTCAGCCGCGAAGTCGACGTGGCGCTGCACCGCATCGCGCAGTTCCTGCGCGTCCCGCTGCTGGAGCAGTCGCCGCCGCGCGTCTTCTGGGTGGGCGAGACGGACTTCGCCCGCCGCATCGCCCGCGCCGCCGGCTGGCGCGACGAGGAGCTGGCCCTCGTGCTCAACTCCCTGCGCGTGGGCGAGGACTGCTACCTCCGCGAGCGCGATCTGGCCGTGATCGGCGACCCCGGCGAGAACCATCTCAGCGAGCTGGCCGCCCGCGTGCTGCACAGCCGCTGCAGCCGCCTGTCGCTGCGCCCCCGCACGCTGGTGGACGACTTCTACCTGCGCGTCATCCGTCACGCGCTCATGTTCCTCGGCTCGAAGGTGATGAACCCGCTGCGCAAGAGCCAGGACCGCCCCGCGCTCCTCCGCTATCTCCGCGAGGACGGCCCCGCCGGCGACTGGCGCGGCCGCGCCGAGCTGCTGCTCGCCTATCTGGAGGCCGAGGAGCAGTTCCAGTCCACCGGCGACATCGACGGCTTCGCCGGTCGCTTCTTCAACCTGGAGCCGCGTCTGCACCTGGCGCTCACGCGCGCGGTGGGCCGCAGCCTCGGGGGACGTCTCTACGAGGCCCTGATCGCCGATCGGCTGGACCCCATCTGGCTGCGCACGCTCTGGTTCGAGCCCTTCCACCTGGAGGGCAGCCCGCTCAAGCGCTACCTGGAGATGCTCGAGCAGCTCGGCCGTCCGGGCGGCGCCGCGCGCGCCGCCGGCGAGCTGGAGCGGCTCTAG
- a CDS encoding zinc metallopeptidase, with protein sequence MFFWDPTFLLIIPALVFALWAQNRVKSAYRRYLQVPSRGGLSGRDVAERILASQGLQGVEVRATRGQLDDHYDPRNRSVNLSPAVYQGTSLASLAIAAHESGHAMQHAKQWLPLNLRSAIAPTVGFASTLAFPLFFVGFIFSSFRILMDVGIVFFIGAVLFHMITLPVEFDASRRAMVMLREGRYLQADEAEGAKKVLDAAALTYVAAAAMAVLQLLRLLILRGARD encoded by the coding sequence ATGTTCTTCTGGGACCCCACGTTCCTCTTGATCATCCCCGCCCTCGTCTTCGCCCTGTGGGCGCAGAATCGCGTCAAGAGCGCCTACAGGCGCTACCTGCAGGTGCCGAGCCGGGGCGGGCTGAGCGGCCGCGACGTGGCCGAGCGCATCCTGGCCAGCCAGGGTTTGCAGGGCGTCGAGGTGCGCGCCACGCGCGGCCAGCTCGACGACCACTACGATCCCCGGAACCGCAGCGTCAACCTGAGCCCGGCCGTCTACCAGGGCACGAGCCTCGCGTCGCTGGCCATCGCGGCCCACGAGTCGGGGCACGCCATGCAGCACGCGAAGCAGTGGCTGCCGCTCAACCTGCGCAGCGCCATCGCGCCCACCGTGGGCTTCGCGAGCACGCTGGCCTTCCCGCTCTTCTTCGTGGGCTTCATCTTCAGCAGCTTCCGGATCCTGATGGACGTGGGCATCGTCTTCTTCATCGGCGCGGTGCTCTTTCACATGATCACGCTGCCGGTGGAGTTCGACGCCAGCCGCCGCGCCATGGTGATGCTCCGCGAGGGGCGCTACCTGCAGGCCGACGAGGCCGAGGGCGCGAAGAAGGTCCTCGACGCCGCCGCGCTCACCTACGTGGCCGCCGCGGCGATGGCCGTGCTGCAGCTGCTGCGCCTGCTCATCCTGCGGGGAGCGCGCGACTGA
- a CDS encoding triose-phosphate isomerase, with the protein MSARRPLIAGNWKMNLAPADAAALARGVAAGLAGRRVEADVVVAPTALALTAVVEALGDAAVGVAGQNLHAKPSGAFTGEISGPMLRAAGAGWVILGHSERRQYFGETDAGVATKAAAALVAGLLPIVCVGETLEEREAGRTLDVVLGQVDGSLDGLSPDALALVTLAYEPVWAIGTGRVATEAQAQEVHAAMRAHLVRRHGEALAARLRILYGGSVNPGNVAGLLAQADVDGALVGGASLEAGSFLALIPPFTAA; encoded by the coding sequence ATGAGCGCCAGGCGCCCTCTGATCGCGGGCAACTGGAAGATGAACCTCGCTCCCGCCGACGCGGCGGCGCTGGCCCGCGGCGTGGCGGCGGGGCTGGCCGGCCGGCGCGTCGAGGCCGACGTGGTCGTCGCCCCGACGGCGCTCGCCCTGACCGCGGTGGTGGAAGCGCTGGGAGATGCGGCGGTGGGCGTCGCCGGACAGAACCTGCACGCCAAGCCGTCGGGCGCCTTCACGGGCGAGATCAGCGGGCCGATGCTGCGCGCCGCCGGCGCCGGCTGGGTGATCCTGGGGCACTCCGAACGTCGTCAGTACTTCGGCGAGACCGACGCCGGCGTTGCCACCAAGGCCGCGGCGGCCCTGGTCGCCGGGCTCTTGCCCATCGTCTGCGTGGGGGAGACGCTCGAGGAGCGCGAGGCGGGCCGCACCCTCGACGTGGTCCTGGGTCAGGTGGACGGCTCGCTGGACGGCCTGTCGCCCGACGCGCTGGCGCTGGTGACGCTGGCCTACGAGCCCGTCTGGGCCATCGGCACCGGCCGCGTGGCCACGGAGGCCCAGGCCCAGGAAGTCCACGCGGCCATGCGCGCCCACCTCGTCCGGCGTCACGGCGAGGCCCTGGCCGCCCGCCTGCGGATCCTCTACGGCGGCAGCGTGAACCCCGGCAACGTGGCCGGACTGCTGGCCCAGGCCGACGTGGACGGCGCCCTGGTGGGCGGCGCCAGCCTGGAGGCCGGGAGCTTCCTCGCGCTGATTCCGCCGTTCACGGCCGCTTGA
- a CDS encoding DUF2007 domain-containing protein produces the protein MTRRDDLELVKLCTVENPVEAQVLEGLLADAGIPSQLITWHSTPYDGIFESQRGHAEMRVRAVDLDAAQEVLEDFRASAEAEPPADQD, from the coding sequence ATGACCCGGCGCGACGACCTGGAACTCGTGAAGCTCTGCACCGTGGAGAACCCCGTGGAGGCGCAGGTCCTGGAGGGCCTGCTGGCCGACGCGGGCATCCCGAGCCAGCTCATCACCTGGCACTCGACGCCCTACGACGGCATCTTCGAGAGCCAGCGCGGCCACGCCGAGATGCGCGTGCGGGCCGTGGATCTGGACGCGGCGCAGGAGGTGCTGGAGGACTTCAGGGCGAGCGCCGAGGCCGAGCCGCCGGCCGACCAGGACTGA
- the lgt gene encoding prolipoprotein diacylglyceryl transferase, whose translation MHPDLFRLGPFTLHAYGTMLALSFLAGVLLARARAPKRGVAERDVMDLFQLLVLSAIVGARILFVVFHLDAYAGRWWHMAAIWEGGLTLYGGILLCFVSAWLFLRHRKVPFLRMADVMAPSLGLGIMLTRIGCFLNGCCYGLPTHSPLGVCFPPHSEAERTAASLATGHGFAGDCIPIHPAQLYSSLGGLVILVTLLALDRRRPYEGFTFANFLLLYAVHRFTVDQFRYYEDAMTVWSLSVNQWLSIGFLVAGILLHWRLRRGRGRVLDVA comes from the coding sequence GTGCATCCCGATCTCTTCCGCCTCGGTCCCTTCACGCTGCACGCCTACGGCACCATGCTCGCGCTCAGCTTCCTCGCCGGCGTGCTGCTGGCCCGCGCGCGCGCGCCGAAGCGCGGCGTGGCCGAGCGGGACGTCATGGATCTCTTCCAGCTCCTCGTGCTCAGCGCCATCGTCGGCGCGCGGATCCTCTTCGTCGTCTTCCACCTGGACGCCTACGCGGGCCGCTGGTGGCACATGGCCGCCATCTGGGAGGGCGGGCTCACGCTCTACGGCGGCATCCTGCTCTGCTTCGTGAGCGCCTGGCTCTTCCTGCGCCACCGCAAGGTGCCCTTCCTGCGCATGGCGGACGTCATGGCCCCGAGCCTTGGCCTCGGCATCATGCTCACGCGCATCGGCTGCTTCCTGAACGGCTGCTGCTACGGCCTGCCGACGCACTCGCCGCTGGGCGTCTGCTTCCCGCCCCACAGCGAGGCCGAGCGCACGGCCGCCTCCCTCGCGACGGGGCACGGCTTCGCCGGCGACTGCATCCCGATCCATCCGGCGCAGCTCTACTCGTCGCTGGGCGGTCTGGTGATCCTGGTGACGCTCCTCGCGCTGGATCGGCGGCGGCCCTACGAGGGCTTCACCTTCGCGAACTTCCTGCTGCTCTACGCCGTGCACCGCTTCACCGTCGATCAGTTCCGCTACTACGAGGACGCGATGACCGTCTGGTCCCTCAGCGTGAACCAGTGGCTGAGCATCGGCTTCCTGGTGGCGGGCATCCTGCTGCACTGGCGCCTGCGCCGGGGCCGCGGGCGCGTGCTGGACGTCGCCTGA
- a CDS encoding DUF507 family protein, which produces MRLSEERIEVLAGRLADRLLDEELVDITVSERAFMDLLEVWITRDLEIEEEINEAAVARLESYSRKIEHGTSEWEALLDKAKEELARSRGYVIR; this is translated from the coding sequence GTGAGGCTGAGCGAGGAGCGCATCGAGGTGCTGGCCGGCCGCCTGGCGGACCGCCTGCTGGACGAGGAACTGGTGGACATCACCGTGAGCGAGCGGGCCTTCATGGACCTGCTCGAGGTGTGGATCACCCGCGACCTCGAGATCGAGGAGGAGATCAACGAGGCCGCCGTGGCGCGTCTCGAGAGCTACTCCCGCAAGATCGAGCACGGCACCTCCGAGTGGGAGGCGCTGCTGGACAAGGCCAAGGAGGAGCTGGCCCGCTCCCGGGGCTACGTGATCCGATGA
- a CDS encoding AbiV family abortive infection protein yields the protein MTPEEFMSRMRSGEFDWQEIGRGMHKAFCNAESLLEDAEYFLKHKPGRAISLAVLAAEEIAKVFLLAEVVLMAAAHPVPWDEAERSMKLRAHKAKLEVFAQYGDRILNRFFAEEGTTYYKESLPVGIAPLLDYFKQLGLYVNPAEDRFISPEEFGRDNPELAETLVTAARERLESIRKMHSSEKQSIAMAGILVELLKEYARTMVASGDVDAAAMREIVKKGMAVARTAMEEGDSGTASPQDESQHG from the coding sequence ATGACACCCGAGGAGTTCATGAGCCGGATGAGATCCGGGGAGTTTGACTGGCAGGAGATCGGCCGTGGGATGCACAAGGCCTTCTGCAACGCAGAGTCGCTCCTCGAAGACGCCGAGTACTTCCTCAAGCACAAGCCAGGTCGGGCGATTAGCCTCGCGGTCCTGGCCGCAGAGGAGATCGCCAAGGTCTTCCTGCTCGCCGAGGTGGTCCTGATGGCTGCCGCACATCCTGTTCCGTGGGACGAAGCCGAGAGATCAATGAAACTGCGTGCACACAAGGCAAAGCTGGAGGTCTTTGCGCAGTATGGAGACAGGATTCTAAACCGCTTCTTCGCGGAAGAGGGCACCACATACTACAAGGAATCGCTGCCGGTCGGGATAGCCCCGCTACTCGACTACTTCAAGCAATTAGGGCTGTATGTGAATCCTGCAGAAGACCGCTTCATCTCGCCTGAGGAGTTCGGGCGGGACAACCCCGAGCTCGCTGAGACCCTGGTCACCGCCGCCCGGGAGCGCCTTGAGAGCATCAGGAAGATGCACTCAAGCGAGAAGCAGTCCATAGCAATGGCTGGCATCCTCGTGGAACTGCTGAAGGAGTATGCCCGCACCATGGTGGCATCAGGGGATGTCGACGCCGCAGCGATGCGCGAGATCGTAAAGAAGGGAATGGCGGTTGCCCGCACTGCGATGGAGGAAGGTGACTCCGGTACGGCCTCCCCGCAAGACGAGTCCCAGCATGGCTAG